A window from Streptosporangiales bacterium encodes these proteins:
- a CDS encoding PQQ-dependent sugar dehydrogenase, protein MGSRGSVLAATVVALTMLAACTPDDGGGGSRGTPSPPATTSTPGGSGQAVTGSPEVLVTGLEVPWGIAFLPDGSALVSERDRHRIVRVTADGDSEPVGDIDGVSDDTSEGGLMGLALSPEVREDRLVYAYLTADADNRVISFRYGGGRVRDQQPVFTGIPKATIHDGGRIAFGPDKMLYVATGDATQQDRAQDTDYLGGKILRMTPAGEPAPGNPDGDSVVYTVGHRNPQGLAWGPGDRLYQAEFGNVQLDELNLLRPGRNYGWPDVEGTLGPRRDEFESPLQTWATGEASPSGLAYAGGSLWLATLQGKNLYRMPVTADGSVGKPRPLYDDRWGRLRTVTPAPDGSLWVTTSNKDGRGDLLNRSDRIIRIPLR, encoded by the coding sequence ATGGGGTCCCGCGGGTCCGTACTCGCCGCGACGGTGGTCGCACTGACCATGCTCGCCGCTTGCACGCCCGACGACGGGGGCGGCGGGTCGCGCGGAACGCCCTCGCCGCCCGCCACCACGTCCACTCCGGGCGGCAGCGGCCAGGCGGTCACCGGTTCGCCCGAGGTGCTGGTCACCGGGCTCGAGGTGCCGTGGGGCATCGCGTTCCTGCCGGACGGGTCGGCGCTGGTCAGCGAACGCGACCGGCACCGCATCGTGCGGGTCACGGCGGACGGCGACAGCGAGCCGGTCGGCGACATCGACGGCGTCAGCGACGACACGTCCGAGGGCGGCCTGATGGGGCTGGCGCTGTCGCCCGAGGTCCGCGAGGACCGGCTCGTCTACGCGTACCTCACCGCGGACGCGGACAACCGCGTGATCAGCTTCCGCTACGGCGGCGGCCGGGTGCGCGACCAGCAACCGGTGTTCACCGGCATCCCGAAGGCCACCATCCACGACGGCGGCCGGATCGCGTTCGGCCCGGACAAGATGCTGTACGTCGCCACCGGCGACGCCACGCAGCAGGACCGCGCGCAGGACACCGACTACCTCGGCGGCAAGATCCTCCGGATGACCCCGGCCGGCGAGCCGGCACCGGGCAATCCCGACGGCGACTCGGTCGTCTACACCGTCGGCCACCGCAACCCGCAGGGCCTGGCTTGGGGACCTGGTGACCGGCTCTACCAGGCGGAGTTCGGCAACGTCCAGCTGGACGAGCTCAACCTGCTGCGGCCCGGCCGCAACTACGGCTGGCCGGACGTCGAGGGCACCCTCGGACCGCGCCGCGACGAGTTCGAGTCCCCGCTGCAGACCTGGGCGACCGGCGAAGCGTCGCCGTCCGGCCTCGCGTACGCCGGCGGCTCGCTCTGGCTAGCCACCCTGCAGGGCAAGAACCTCTACCGAATGCCGGTGACGGCCGACGGCTCGGTCGGCAAGCCCCGCCCCCTGTACGACGACCGCTGGGGCCGCCTCCGCACCGTAACCCCAGCCCCGGACGGCTCCCTGTGGGTCACCACGTCGAACAAGGACGGCAGAGGCGACCTACTGAACCGCAGCGACCGGATCATCCGCATCCCCCTGCGCTGA